In one Acomys russatus chromosome X, mAcoRus1.1, whole genome shotgun sequence genomic region, the following are encoded:
- the LOC127185334 gene encoding vigilin-like: protein MHPNKCLQKDNDAMALNSNTKANFPSNCNLENDVIIRNPENCELARNWFLTMQKNTVKITQVELSIPSSLFKSLFNPKQRLIEPIMKECGRFNIYISKNKTNPQKIIIRGPAENIEKAKKKFLQLLEEEKAKSYSIVIPVKSKYHQFLKNKNGGNLPSTCVKFGVRAIFPTLKNKEQDLVTIIGKEEDVKGVQKELELMLKDLEYVVEDSILINRKFHHYFVMRRDQLIREMTEVYAGIIINFMHEGKQNIRVTMKGEKACVEAAKKHIQQIFEPVGSHVTTQYVIPQEFYTFFMGPMCSRVQQIARDYKVKFSFSDKEKPSMYIHPVVQETGKEKGGKNTKEVFSNLRKCKTIFISGQMENCKAAMEALEYLIPFTDEVHMPSHLHPYIIGQNGSGIKKLMSEFDVHTQVLNSGGNSDIICIMGLAAKVEQAKIKLEKQISALQTEIEDRALRNFKLMFNLDPKYHSKITGHKGLLIAQICTEHGVTIHFPKKGNHEIQDQIIIIGYKENTLAAKDAIMRTLYRIEKTVFKEITLNHQVRDKIIGYGGKNIHKIMEEFHVDIRLPPKGSWNPNITVIGLPCNVEAAIDHISHLEKYYLSAVIKYDSRLDNLRNTCLYKITMGSSKCFMKSDVPRNAKPTPNSPNDDCEDFQKSKQQAPNKMLPWKP from the coding sequence ATGCACCCAAACAAGTGTTTGCAAAAGGATAATGATGctatggccttgaattcaaataCGAAGGCCAATTTTCCATCAAATTGTAATTTGGAGAATGATGTAATTATCAGAAACCCAGAAAACTGTGAACTAGCTCGAAATTGGTTTCTTACGATGCAGAAAAATACAGTCAAAATTACACAAGTGGAATTATCTATTCCTTCTAGTCTATTTAAATCGCTTTTCAATCCAAAACAACGTTTGATTGAACCAATCATGAAAGAATGTGGAagattcaatatttatatttcaaaaaacaagacaaaccctCAAAAAATCATTATTAGGGGCCCTGCAGAAAATAttgaaaaggcaaagaaaaaatttctgcagttattggaagaagaaaaagccaagaGTTATTCTATAGTTATCCCTGTCAAGTCAAAATATCACCAGTTTCTTAAGAATAAAAATGGTGGCAATCTTCCCAGTACATGTGTAAAATTTGGGGTACGTGCTATTTTCCCTACCCTTAAAAATAAGGAGCAGGACTTGGTAACAATcatagggaaagaggaagatgTTAAAGGAGTACAAAAAGAGCTAGAGCTTATGTTGAAAGACTTAGAGTATGTGGTAGAGGACAGCATATTGATAAATCGTAAGTTTCACCACTATTTTGTCATGCGAAGGGACCAGCTTATACGAGAAATGACTGAAGTGTATGCTGGTATAATTATTAACTTTATGcatgaaggaaaacagaacatCAGAGTTacaatgaaaggagaaaaagctTGCGTTGAAGCAGCAAAGAAACACATCCAGCAGATTTTTGAGCCTGTGGGGTCTCACGTCACAACACAATACGTTATTCCTCAGGAGTTTTATACTTTTTTCATGGGACCAATGTGTTCCAGAGTTCAGCAAATTGCTAGGGATTATAAAGTTAAATTCTCATTTTCAGACAAAGAAAAGCCAAGTATGTATATACATCCAGTGgttcaggaaactgggaaagaaaagggaggaaagaacaCTAAAGAAGTTTTTAGTAACCTAAGGAAATGTAAGACCATATTTATCTCAGGGCAAATGGAAAATTGCAAAGCTGCCATGGAAGCTCTTGAGTATCTAATTCCTTTCACTGATGAagtccacatgccttctcatCTACATCCTTACATCATTGGGCAGAATGGAAGTGGGATAAAGAAGCTAATGAGTGAATTTGATGTTCATACTCAGGTATTAAACTCTGGAGGCAATTCTGATATCATATGCATAATGGGTCTTGCTGCAAAGGTGGAGCAAGCTAAGATTAAATTGGAAAAGCAAATCAGTGCTTTACAAACAGAAATAGAAGATCGAGCACTAAGAAATTTTAAGCTAATGTTTAATCTAGATCCAAAATACCATTCCAAGATCACTGGACATAAGGGCTTGCTTATTGCTCAGATTTGCACAGAGCATGGTGTTACTATCCATTTTCCAAAAAAAGGAAACCATGAGATACAAGaccaaataataattataggctataAAGAGAACACCTTAGCTGCTAAAGATGCAATAATGAGAACGTTATACAGGAtagaaaaaacagtttttaagGAAATCACACTAAACCACCAGGTTCGTGACAAGATTATTGGATATGGTGGAAAAAACATCCATAAAATTATGGAAGAATTCCATGTTGACATCCGTTTACCTCCAAAAGGATCCTGGAATCCCAACATCACAGTGATTGGACTCCCTTGCAATGTTGAGGCAGCAATTGACCATATCAGTCATCTTGAGAAATATTACCTTTCTGCTGTCATAAAATATGACTCTCGTCTGGATAATCTTAGGAACACCTGTCTTTACAAAATAACCATGGGGTCGTCTAAGTGTTTTATGAAAAGCGATGTTCCTCGTAATGCAAAACCCACACCAAACTCCCCAAATGATGATTGTGAAGATTTCCAAAAGTCGAAACAACAGGCCCCTAATAAGATGCTTCCTTGGAAACCATAA